The following proteins are encoded in a genomic region of Trichoplusia ni isolate ovarian cell line Hi5 chromosome 18, tn1, whole genome shotgun sequence:
- the LOC113503095 gene encoding alpha-tocopherol transfer protein-like: MALVKPISIEKEYEKNPDITPDDVRKLREWLKTQPHLPGEHISDVDLLIVFHCCEKSIEVTKQVLDLHFTLRTLFVPFFKDRILDKKMDAVLNTILFAPLPTPTAEGHRVVYVRLLDPDPRSFNLVEGVKLFMMMFDLCQYEEGTWPGFVLIIDMDQTCLSHVTRLEVMSLKKVLYFLQECMFTKLKGVHFMNAPYFMDKLMMVLKPFLKKELVHVVNIHPAGTDSIYSLIPKEAFPKEDGGNYKDRKTINDELYQRLQANSEFFRAEAKRRVNESLRSAGKPSPAEKEFGLQGSFKKLDLD, encoded by the exons ATGGCGTTAGTGAAGCCGATATCTATAGAGAAAGAGTACGAGAAGAACCCGGACATAACCCCGGACGACGTGAGGAAACTTCGGGAATGGCTGAAAACACAACCGCATCTACCGGGAGAACATATATCAG ATGTGGATTTACTGATAGTGTTCCACTGCTGCGAGAAGAGCATAGAGGTGACCAAGCAGGTCCTGGACCTGCACTTCACGCTGAGGACACTCTTCGTGCCATTCTTCAAGGACCGAATACTGGATAAGAAAATGGATGCAGTTCTAAACACTAT ATTATTCGCTCCTCTGCCGACACCAACAGCGGAGGGCCACCGAGTGGTGTACGTCCGGCTCCTGGATCCAGACCCTCGGAGCTTCAACCTCGTGGAGGGCGTCAAGTTGTTCATGATGATGTTCGACCTGTGCCAGTATGAGGAAGGGACCTGGCCAGG TTTCGTCTTGATTATCGACATGGATCAAACATGCCTCAGCCACGTCACGAGGCTCGAAGTTATGTCGCTGAAGAAGGTCCTCTACTTTCTACAA GAATGTATGTTCACGAAGCTAAAAGGCGTGCACTTCATGAACGCGCCGTACTTCATGGATAAACTGATGATGGTTCTGAAGCCATTCTTGAAGAAGGAGCTGGTGCACGTGGTCAACATTCACCCAGCAGGCACCGACAGCATCTACTCGCTCATACCAAAGGAGGCCTTCCCGAAGGAGGACGGAGGGAACTATAAGGACAGAAAAACTATTAACG ATGAGCTCTACCAGCGGCTGCAAGCGAACTCGGAGTTCTTCCGCGCAGAGGCCAAGCGCCGTGTGAACGAGTCGCTCCGGTCGGCAGGCAAGCCTTCCCCGGCAGAGAAGGAGTTCGGACTACAAGGCAGCTTCAAGAAATTAGATCTAGATTAA
- the LOC113502950 gene encoding cuticle protein 16.8-like, which translates to MLCPTLFLATLALASCDVSHLSSGSSTPEPPPHPYVFSYTAGRYPGHADRQHTEVSDGSGVVKGSYSYVDPSHKVRTVDYVADQQGFHPVLSDAPPDHPSDSESVARAKDRHFQLYAKIAEEHANPHPELISSPRETQAVAAARVKHAELFRVIAEQHARIAAEREALLREEEEKQHLQELGQ; encoded by the exons ATGCTGTGCCCCACGCTGTTCCTGGCTACCCTGGCGCTGGCCAGCTGCGACGTGTCCCACCTGAGCAGCGGCAGCAGCACTCCGGAGCCGCCGCCGCACCCCTACGTGTTCTCGTATACCGCCGGCCGGTACCCCGGACACGCCGACAGGCAGCACACCGAGGTCAGCGATGGAAGTGGAGTCGTTAAAG gGTCGTACTCCTACGTAGACCCGTCGCACAAAGTCCGCACGGTGGACTACGTGGCGGACCAGCAGGGCTTCCACCCGGTGCTGAGCGACGCGCCCCCGGACCACCCGAGCGACTCCGAGTCCGTGGCGCGCGCCAAGGACCGCCACTTCCAGCTCTACGCCAAGATCGCTGAAGAACACGCCAACCCACACCCTGAAC TGATCTCGTCTCCCCGCGAGACGCAAGCAGTGGCCGCGGCTCGCGTGAAGCACGCCGAGCTGTTCCGAGTGATCGCGGAGCAGCACGCGCGCATCGCCGCCGAGAGAGAGGCTCTGCTCAGGGAGGAGGAGGAAAAACAACACCTGCAGGAACTCGGACAGTAG